From a region of the Candidatus Limnocylindrales bacterium genome:
- a CDS encoding vanadium-dependent haloperoxidase — protein MTGAPVRAAALAILLALPAPANAAAQTAEQRSCINALAKSGAGVARAVARNLFDCMHAAQAGTLPPGQTAEQCLDADNDGRIADATARTLEAEIESCTVLPDFGASDSTAVNAAFTALAHAGLVFGADLDAAIAAAGAGTDASRCQAVVAKRISKVLVARLKLLNACAKRGLSKGTITSAAQLGACFAATKGDRGEPTLGGADTLAEQCATTNIASVFPGECASEPVATLAECIDELVECDAALATEAAGGLRTLRPHRYADGVATRYCGAPPAGTHSVARQWDEEILGAIRIDFPRPPIHARNLFHLSVAMWDAWAAYDPVSDGYLVTEKQTAPDISAARDAAISFAAYRVIASRYAISPSAAATSTAVRFRMNELGYDPGYVLATGNAPAAFGNRIAAAVLAYGLADGSNESINYADPTYSPVNEPMIVKLAGTTMADPNRWQPLALDSIVGQNGIPIPGKIQVFVGPHWGDVSPFAVDLPSVLPGPPPRLHDPDTDDDFKAQALDVIRLSSELTPDDPTTIDISPASLGNNPLGSNSGSGYAVNPVTGNPYAPQMVKRGDFGRVLAEFWADGPTSETPPGHWNTIANYVVDHPLFERRFEGTGPVVDALEWDVKMYLALNGAVHDAAIGAWGTKRVYDSVRPVSMIRYMGGLGQSSDSLGASFNADGLPLEPGLVEVITSASSMAGERHEALSAFVGEIAILAWPGDPADPATEYSGVRWVRAKTWVPYQRKTFVTPPFAGYISGHSTFSRSAAEVLTRLTGSPYFPGGLGEFTAPQDDFLAFEIGPSTSVTLEWASYYDAADQAGQSRIWGGIHITADDFQGRILGSTIGNDAYDKARTYYDGTAAP, from the coding sequence ATGACAGGTGCACCGGTACGCGCCGCTGCGCTCGCGATCCTTCTCGCGCTCCCGGCACCCGCGAACGCCGCTGCACAAACTGCCGAGCAGCGCTCGTGCATCAATGCTCTCGCAAAGAGCGGAGCGGGCGTTGCCAGGGCGGTTGCCCGCAACCTGTTCGACTGCATGCACGCCGCGCAGGCCGGCACGCTGCCTCCCGGGCAGACAGCCGAGCAGTGCCTCGACGCCGACAACGACGGACGCATCGCCGACGCGACTGCGCGCACGCTCGAAGCCGAAATTGAATCGTGTACGGTCCTGCCCGATTTCGGCGCATCCGATTCGACGGCGGTCAATGCGGCGTTCACGGCGCTCGCGCACGCCGGGTTGGTGTTCGGCGCGGACCTCGATGCGGCCATCGCCGCAGCAGGCGCCGGCACCGACGCGAGCAGATGCCAGGCGGTCGTCGCCAAACGCATCTCCAAGGTGCTGGTGGCGCGGCTCAAGCTGCTGAACGCTTGCGCGAAGCGCGGGCTCTCCAAAGGAACGATCACGAGCGCAGCGCAGCTCGGCGCATGTTTCGCCGCAACCAAAGGCGATCGCGGCGAGCCGACTCTCGGCGGAGCAGATACGCTCGCCGAGCAGTGCGCGACGACCAATATAGCGAGCGTTTTTCCCGGCGAGTGCGCGTCCGAACCGGTCGCCACCCTCGCGGAATGCATCGACGAGCTCGTCGAGTGCGATGCCGCGCTCGCCACCGAAGCGGCAGGCGGCCTGCGCACGCTGCGGCCGCATCGCTACGCCGACGGCGTGGCGACGCGCTACTGCGGCGCTCCGCCGGCGGGCACGCATTCGGTCGCACGCCAGTGGGACGAAGAGATCCTCGGCGCGATCCGCATCGACTTCCCTCGCCCGCCGATCCACGCACGCAACCTGTTCCATCTGTCGGTCGCGATGTGGGATGCGTGGGCGGCGTACGATCCGGTATCCGACGGCTACCTCGTCACCGAAAAACAAACCGCACCCGACATCTCGGCAGCGCGCGACGCGGCCATCAGCTTTGCCGCGTATCGCGTGATCGCGAGCCGCTACGCGATCTCGCCGAGCGCGGCCGCCACTTCGACGGCGGTCCGGTTTCGCATGAACGAGCTCGGATACGATCCCGGCTACGTGCTCGCAACCGGAAATGCTCCGGCAGCGTTCGGTAACCGCATCGCCGCCGCCGTTCTCGCCTACGGCCTCGCCGACGGCTCCAATGAGAGCATCAACTACGCCGACCCGACCTATTCGCCGGTCAACGAGCCGATGATCGTAAAGCTGGCCGGCACGACGATGGCGGACCCGAACCGCTGGCAGCCGCTCGCGCTCGACTCGATCGTCGGCCAGAACGGCATCCCGATTCCCGGCAAAATCCAGGTCTTCGTCGGGCCACACTGGGGCGACGTTTCCCCGTTCGCGGTCGATCTGCCGTCGGTGCTGCCGGGCCCGCCGCCGCGGCTTCACGATCCGGACACCGACGACGACTTCAAGGCGCAGGCGCTCGACGTCATCCGGCTGTCGAGCGAGCTTACGCCCGACGATCCGACCACGATCGACATCTCGCCCGCGTCGCTCGGCAACAACCCGCTCGGCAGCAACAGCGGAAGCGGCTACGCGGTCAATCCGGTTACCGGAAATCCTTACGCTCCGCAGATGGTCAAACGCGGCGACTTCGGTCGCGTGCTCGCCGAGTTCTGGGCCGACGGTCCGACATCCGAGACGCCGCCGGGACACTGGAACACGATCGCCAACTACGTCGTCGACCATCCGCTGTTCGAACGGCGATTCGAAGGAACAGGCCCGGTCGTCGATGCGCTCGAGTGGGACGTCAAGATGTACCTGGCGCTCAACGGTGCGGTTCACGATGCAGCCATCGGCGCATGGGGCACCAAGCGTGTGTACGATTCGGTGCGTCCGGTCTCGATGATCCGCTACATGGGCGGACTCGGCCAGTCGTCCGATTCGCTCGGTGCGTCGTTCAACGCCGACGGTCTGCCGCTCGAGCCTGGGCTGGTCGAGGTGATCACGAGCGCGTCGAGCATGGCCGGCGAGCGTCACGAAGCGCTGAGCGCATTCGTCGGAGAGATCGCGATCCTCGCGTGGCCGGGCGATCCCGCTGATCCGGCTACCGAATACAGCGGCGTACGCTGGGTCCGCGCAAAGACGTGGGTGCCGTACCAGAGGAAGACGTTCGTTACGCCGCCGTTCGCCGGCTACATCTCCGGCCACAGCACGTTCAGCCGCTCGGCGGCCGAAGTGCTGACACGACTGACCGGTTCGCCGTACTTCCCGGGCGGCCTCGGCGAATTCACCGCGCCGCAGGACGATTTCCTCGCGTTCGAGATCGGCCCGTCGACTTCCGTTACGCTCGAG
- a CDS encoding acyl-CoA dehydrogenase family protein: MRMNVRPIPTASERINKIRDLTATIVNHEILPHENDLWVGRRGGDTNDAARARAHDLRAHVRDKVKQAGLWAPHLPKEYGGAGLGFLEHAYMNEVLAYATGAAALFGVVAPNSGNQSILVKYGTEEQKKKWLVPMIENGMESGFSMTEPENPGSDPRSIRTTAKRDGDDWVINGHKWFTSNGKRADFFIVMCRTEDPNGPADRNGKMTQIIVPSDTPGVRIARGITVWGRDSDHCEIYYDDVRVPLGNALGRAGSGHQAAQDRLGAGRIYHCMNSIGQMWRAFDLMVERAMMREVHGGKLESKQFVQGFIADSYIDIQAARLMTLHCAEKMENGGDPRTDISAIKIFVPAAYHRVVDRAIQVWGGAGVSGDLPLSEMYQAARTLRIADGPDEVHKILIAKNILKKYRDGDGWDFGN, from the coding sequence ATGCGCATGAACGTTCGCCCGATTCCGACCGCGTCGGAACGCATCAACAAGATTCGCGACCTGACCGCCACCATCGTCAACCACGAGATCCTGCCGCACGAGAACGACCTCTGGGTCGGCCGCCGCGGCGGCGACACCAATGACGCCGCGCGCGCCAGAGCGCACGACCTGCGCGCCCATGTCCGCGACAAGGTGAAACAGGCCGGCCTGTGGGCGCCTCATCTTCCGAAGGAATACGGCGGCGCCGGTCTCGGCTTCCTCGAGCATGCGTACATGAACGAGGTGCTGGCGTACGCGACCGGCGCAGCGGCGCTGTTCGGCGTCGTCGCGCCGAATTCCGGCAACCAGTCGATCCTCGTCAAGTACGGCACCGAAGAGCAGAAGAAGAAATGGCTCGTGCCGATGATCGAAAACGGCATGGAGTCGGGCTTCTCGATGACCGAGCCGGAAAATCCCGGATCCGATCCGCGCTCGATCCGCACGACCGCGAAGCGCGACGGCGACGACTGGGTAATCAACGGCCACAAGTGGTTCACGAGCAACGGCAAGCGCGCCGACTTCTTCATCGTGATGTGCCGCACCGAAGATCCGAACGGACCGGCCGACCGCAACGGCAAGATGACGCAGATCATCGTGCCGTCGGATACGCCGGGCGTCCGCATCGCGCGCGGCATCACGGTCTGGGGCCGCGACAGCGATCACTGCGAGATCTATTACGACGACGTCCGCGTGCCGCTCGGCAACGCGCTCGGCCGCGCCGGCTCCGGCCACCAGGCCGCGCAGGATCGCCTCGGCGCCGGGCGCATCTACCACTGCATGAATTCGATCGGCCAGATGTGGCGCGCATTCGACCTCATGGTCGAGCGCGCGATGATGCGCGAGGTCCACGGCGGCAAGCTCGAATCGAAGCAGTTCGTGCAGGGCTTCATCGCCGACAGCTACATCGACATCCAGGCCGCGCGCCTGATGACGCTGCATTGCGCCGAGAAGATGGAAAACGGCGGCGACCCGCGCACCGACATCTCGGCGATCAAGATCTTCGTGCCGGCTGCGTACCATCGCGTCGTCGACCGCGCGATCCAGGTCTGGGGCGGCGCCGGCGTGTCGGGCGACCTTCCGCTGTCGGAGATGTACCAGGCCGCAAGGACGCTGCGCATCGCCGACGGGCCAGACGAGGTCCACAAAATCCTCATCGCGAAGAACATCCTGAAGAAGTATCGTGACGGGGATGGGTGGGATTTCGGAAACTAG
- a CDS encoding MBL fold metallo-hydrolase has product MLFRQLFDPASSTYTYLLADEATRGAILIDTVFEQFERDRALLNELGLRLTHTLETHVHADHVTAAWRFRTALGSKIVLSKTSEAVGADIYVSDGDLIEAGAATLIVRTTPGHTAGCVTYVTKDYRMAFTGDALLIRSAGRTDFQHGDAGLLFRSIKERIFSLPENCLLYPAHDYAGRTVTTVGEEKRWNPRIGGEASESDFVGYMSNLGLPHPKQIDVALPANLKCGKPATDATSGHPAWGPVVRTFAGVHEIDPVWVAERRSMLTIVDVREPAELTGDLGRIETSIHIPLGALRERAGEVPRDKPVVCVCRSGRRSAQACAILESAGIKDVANSAGGMIRWRALGL; this is encoded by the coding sequence ATGCTGTTCCGCCAACTTTTCGATCCGGCATCGTCCACCTACACCTATCTTCTGGCCGATGAGGCGACCCGCGGCGCGATCCTCATCGACACCGTCTTCGAACAGTTCGAGCGCGACCGCGCGCTTCTGAACGAGCTCGGGCTCCGGCTCACGCACACGCTCGAAACCCATGTTCACGCCGATCATGTCACGGCCGCGTGGCGCTTCCGCACGGCGCTGGGATCGAAGATCGTGCTGTCGAAAACGAGCGAGGCGGTCGGCGCGGACATCTATGTGAGCGACGGCGACCTGATCGAAGCCGGCGCCGCTACGCTCATCGTGCGCACCACGCCCGGCCACACCGCCGGCTGCGTCACGTACGTGACCAAGGACTATCGCATGGCGTTCACCGGCGACGCGCTGCTGATCCGCAGCGCCGGGCGCACCGACTTCCAGCACGGCGACGCCGGCCTGCTGTTCCGCTCGATCAAGGAGCGCATCTTCTCTCTGCCGGAAAACTGTCTTCTCTATCCGGCGCACGACTACGCCGGCCGCACCGTGACGACGGTCGGAGAGGAGAAGCGCTGGAATCCGCGCATCGGCGGCGAAGCGAGCGAGAGCGACTTCGTCGGGTACATGTCGAACCTCGGCCTGCCGCATCCGAAACAGATCGACGTTGCGCTTCCGGCCAATCTCAAATGCGGAAAGCCAGCGACCGACGCTACGTCAGGACATCCGGCGTGGGGCCCGGTGGTCCGAACGTTTGCCGGCGTGCACGAAATCGATCCGGTCTGGGTCGCCGAGCGCCGCTCGATGCTGACCATCGTCGACGTGCGTGAGCCGGCCGAGCTCACCGGCGATCTCGGCCGCATCGAGACGAGCATTCACATTCCGCTTGGTGCGCTGCGCGAGCGCGCGGGCGAAGTGCCGCGCGACAAGCCGGTGGTCTGCGTGTGCCGCTCGGGCCGCCGCTCGGCGCAGGCGTGCGCGATTCTGGAGAGCGCGGGCATCAAGGATGTGGCTAATTCGGCGGGCGGAATGATTCGCTGGCGTGCGCTCGGGCTCTAG
- a CDS encoding heavy metal translocating P-type ATPase produces the protein MATEIDPVCGMAVEPAATKPHSEHDGRTYWFCNPRCHAKFAADPGRYTSAATHAPAAALDPAAVYTCPMHPEVRRIGPGSCPICGMALEPEVLTADDAPNPELAEMTKRLWFAAVLALPVFVLEMATHAAGHSVWLSPRASSWVQGVLATPAVLFAGSVFFRRGLDSIVHRSLNMFTLLALGTGVAWIYSVVALFFPDLFPPAMREHDGAVPVYFEAAAVITALALAGQVLELRARDRTSGAIRALLRLAPPTARRIRDDGSDEEVALELVSAGDRLRVRPGEKIPADGTVVEGASSIDESLLTGESMPVAKAAGDAVIGGTINLSGSFVLRAEKLGRDSVLARIVKMVSDAQRSRAPVQRLVDRISALFVPAVIAVAALSFVAWAALGPEPRFANALVAAVSVLIIACPCALGLATPMSVMVGIGRGATAGILVRSADALERMEKVTTIVVDKTGTLTEGRPAVVTIIAASQYADADVLAAAASVERGSEHPLANAVVRAAADRALAIAQAEDFESFAGKGTRALAGGRRIVVGSAELQAAEGIDVSMMRERADQLRSDGNTVIFVGIEKSLAGVIAIADPVKASTPAALASLRAQHLEVVMLTGDNPRTAEAIARRLGIDNVEAGVLPDRKQQVIEDLRRRGKVVAMAGDGVNDAPALAAADVGIAMGTGTDIAIESAAVTLVRGDLRGIARARRLSQATMQNIRQNLFFAFFYNVVAVGVAAGLLYPWFGLRPSPVLAAAAMSLSSVSVIANALRLRSVSLDH, from the coding sequence ATGGCGACCGAGATCGATCCTGTCTGCGGTATGGCCGTCGAGCCGGCGGCGACCAAGCCGCACAGCGAGCACGACGGGCGCACGTACTGGTTCTGCAATCCGCGCTGCCACGCGAAGTTCGCCGCCGACCCTGGCCGCTACACGTCGGCCGCGACGCACGCGCCGGCCGCAGCGCTCGATCCCGCCGCTGTCTATACGTGCCCGATGCACCCGGAGGTACGCCGGATCGGGCCCGGCTCGTGTCCGATCTGCGGAATGGCCCTCGAACCCGAAGTGCTGACCGCCGACGACGCGCCGAATCCCGAGCTTGCGGAGATGACGAAGCGGCTCTGGTTCGCCGCCGTGCTGGCGCTTCCGGTGTTCGTGCTCGAGATGGCCACGCATGCGGCGGGCCATTCGGTATGGCTTTCGCCGCGTGCGTCGTCGTGGGTGCAGGGAGTCCTCGCGACTCCAGCCGTCCTGTTTGCAGGCTCGGTGTTCTTCCGGCGCGGGCTCGATTCGATCGTCCATCGCAGCCTCAACATGTTCACGCTGCTCGCTCTCGGGACGGGCGTCGCGTGGATCTACAGCGTGGTCGCCCTTTTCTTTCCGGACCTGTTCCCGCCCGCGATGCGCGAGCACGACGGTGCGGTACCGGTCTACTTCGAAGCGGCTGCGGTCATCACGGCGCTCGCGCTTGCCGGCCAGGTGCTCGAGCTGCGCGCGCGCGATCGAACTTCCGGTGCCATCCGCGCGCTGCTGCGTCTTGCTCCTCCAACGGCGCGCCGCATCCGTGACGACGGCAGCGACGAGGAAGTTGCGCTCGAGCTCGTGTCGGCCGGCGACCGGCTGCGCGTGCGGCCGGGCGAAAAGATTCCCGCCGACGGCACCGTCGTCGAAGGCGCGTCATCGATCGATGAATCGCTTCTGACCGGTGAATCGATGCCGGTCGCCAAAGCCGCCGGCGACGCCGTCATCGGTGGAACCATCAACCTGTCGGGATCGTTCGTGCTTCGCGCCGAAAAGCTCGGGCGCGACTCGGTGCTCGCGCGCATCGTCAAGATGGTCAGCGATGCGCAGCGGAGCCGCGCGCCGGTGCAGCGCCTCGTCGACCGCATCTCCGCGCTGTTCGTGCCGGCCGTGATCGCGGTGGCCGCCCTTTCGTTCGTGGCGTGGGCTGCACTCGGCCCGGAGCCCCGCTTCGCCAACGCGCTCGTCGCCGCCGTCAGCGTGCTGATCATCGCGTGCCCGTGTGCGCTCGGCCTGGCGACTCCGATGTCGGTGATGGTCGGGATCGGTCGCGGCGCGACGGCCGGGATCCTCGTGCGCAGCGCCGATGCGCTCGAGCGGATGGAGAAGGTGACGACGATCGTCGTCGACAAGACCGGCACGCTGACCGAAGGACGGCCCGCCGTCGTCACGATCATTGCGGCGAGCCAGTACGCCGACGCCGATGTCCTCGCCGCTGCGGCGAGCGTCGAACGCGGAAGCGAGCATCCGCTTGCGAATGCAGTCGTTCGAGCCGCGGCGGATCGCGCGCTCGCGATCGCGCAAGCCGAAGATTTCGAGAGCTTCGCCGGCAAGGGCACCCGCGCGCTCGCCGGCGGCAGGCGCATCGTCGTCGGCAGCGCAGAGCTTCAGGCCGCGGAAGGCATCGACGTCTCGATGATGCGCGAACGGGCCGACCAGCTCCGCAGCGACGGAAACACGGTGATCTTCGTCGGAATCGAAAAGTCGCTGGCCGGTGTCATCGCGATTGCCGATCCGGTCAAGGCATCGACTCCGGCCGCGCTGGCTTCGCTGCGTGCGCAGCATCTCGAGGTCGTCATGCTGACCGGCGACAATCCGCGCACGGCCGAAGCGATCGCAAGGCGGCTCGGGATCGACAACGTCGAGGCCGGTGTTCTTCCCGACCGCAAGCAGCAGGTGATCGAGGATCTGCGCCGCCGCGGCAAGGTCGTCGCAATGGCCGGCGACGGCGTCAACGATGCGCCGGCGCTCGCCGCAGCCGACGTCGGCATCGCGATGGGAACCGGCACCGACATCGCGATCGAGAGCGCCGCCGTCACGCTCGTGCGCGGCGACCTTCGCGGCATCGCGCGCGCGAGGCGGCTCTCGCAGGCGACGATGCAGAACATCCGCCAGAACCTGTTCTTTGCGTTCTTCTACAACGTCGTCGCCGTCGGCGTGGCGGCGGGGCTTCTCTATCCGTGGTTCGGCCTGCGGCCGTCACCGGTGCTCGCGGCAGCCGCGATGTCGCTGTCGTCGGTGAGCGTGATTGCCAACGCGCTGCGGCTGCGGTCGGTGTCGCTCGACCACTGA
- a CDS encoding FKBP-type peptidyl-prolyl cis-trans isomerase → MRILFTTMTLAVALTCTLTACAKSSKTPEQAAKPATAPATGDTKDTKVATPPKETGKVITTASGLKYEVLTEGSGPKPSATDSVTVNYKGTLTDGTVFDSSYDRGQPATFPLNRVIKGWTEGVQLMSVGSKYRFTIPPELGYGAAGAGGKIPPNATLVFDVELLKIN, encoded by the coding sequence ATGAGAATCCTGTTTACGACCATGACCCTTGCGGTCGCGCTTACATGCACCCTCACGGCCTGCGCAAAAAGCAGCAAAACCCCGGAGCAGGCCGCCAAACCGGCCACCGCTCCGGCAACCGGCGACACGAAGGACACGAAGGTCGCCACGCCCCCCAAGGAGACCGGCAAGGTGATCACCACAGCTAGTGGCCTGAAATATGAAGTGCTGACCGAAGGCAGCGGCCCGAAGCCGTCGGCGACCGACAGCGTCACGGTCAACTACAAAGGTACGCTGACCGACGGCACGGTGTTCGACAGCTCGTACGACCGCGGGCAGCCGGCAACGTTTCCGCTCAATCGCGTGATCAAAGGCTGGACCGAAGGCGTTCAGCTGATGAGCGTCGGATCGAAGTACCGCTTCACGATTCCGCCCGAGCTCGGCTACGGCGCCGCCGGTGCGGGCGGCAAGATCCCGCCCAACGCGACGCTCGTCTTCGACGTCGAGCTGCTCAAGATCAACTAG
- a CDS encoding DEAD/DEAH box helicase yields the protein MMKRFEPASGATDLSLPDDFSAPAGAGDCLHPAIAEPLLEALIGRGITALTAVQTAVLEAGITGRDLKISSQTGSGKTIAIGLVLAPPLLEAAATSAPRALKTLKALVVVPTRELAVQVSAELEWLYAGVPGIEVECVTGGTSVSNERRRLVRKPAIVVGTPGRMLDHIRTNALDCTSIAEVVLDEADRMLDMGFREELEAILDATPKERLTHLVSATFPPEIQKLARKYQNDPVTVEGTRLGAANQDIEHIGHLVRLHDRYAAIVNLLLLGGDERTLVFVNTRAQAAELADQLAADGFSSASLSGELEQNQRTRTLEAFRTGLVGVLVATDVAARGLDVPDVTMVIHTDAPFDSESYTHRAGRTGRAGKKGRSVLLAPPQRQQKIEYLLSRAKVKLEWRDVPGAAQVEKALAKRERRRLRMALEEAPAPPASELVYAATLLEELDEGGAATLVARLIDLCRNRGIAEPRQVEPVRPGSAGRSRVGDLNDRAPWQRPAPRARTNESRSAERTRPADLSEARERSRRTDDDRPMHRESEGPRGRDRRAEQFEINLGHKGGATPQRLLAMLCRRGDVSGRMIGSIEIDSHMASFEVCGDVAREFEHNASMPDSRDPHVLIRRARPSRR from the coding sequence ATGATGAAACGCTTCGAGCCGGCTTCCGGCGCGACTGATCTATCTTTGCCGGACGACTTCTCCGCCCCTGCGGGCGCCGGCGACTGCCTGCATCCGGCTATTGCCGAACCGCTGCTCGAGGCCCTCATCGGCCGCGGCATCACTGCATTGACCGCGGTCCAGACCGCGGTGCTCGAGGCCGGAATCACCGGGCGCGATCTCAAGATTTCGTCCCAGACCGGCTCCGGCAAGACCATCGCGATCGGCCTCGTGCTTGCGCCTCCGCTGCTCGAAGCCGCGGCGACGTCGGCACCTCGGGCGCTCAAAACGCTCAAGGCGCTGGTTGTCGTGCCGACGCGCGAGCTGGCCGTGCAGGTGAGCGCCGAGCTCGAATGGCTGTACGCGGGCGTCCCCGGCATCGAGGTCGAATGCGTGACCGGCGGGACCAGCGTGTCCAACGAGCGCCGCCGCCTGGTGCGCAAGCCCGCCATCGTCGTCGGCACTCCGGGCCGCATGCTCGATCACATCCGGACCAATGCGCTCGACTGCACGTCGATTGCCGAAGTCGTTCTCGACGAAGCCGACCGCATGCTCGACATGGGCTTCCGCGAGGAGCTCGAAGCGATCCTCGACGCGACGCCGAAAGAGCGCCTGACCCATCTCGTCTCGGCGACTTTTCCGCCGGAGATCCAGAAGCTCGCGCGCAAGTACCAGAACGATCCGGTGACCGTCGAAGGCACGCGGCTCGGCGCGGCCAACCAGGACATCGAGCACATCGGCCATCTTGTGCGGCTTCACGATCGCTACGCTGCGATCGTCAACCTGCTTCTGCTTGGCGGCGACGAGCGCACGCTCGTGTTCGTCAATACGAGGGCGCAGGCGGCCGAGCTTGCCGACCAGCTCGCGGCCGACGGTTTCTCGTCCGCGTCGCTCAGCGGCGAGCTCGAGCAGAACCAGCGCACGCGCACGCTCGAAGCGTTTCGCACCGGCCTCGTCGGCGTGCTGGTCGCGACCGACGTTGCCGCGCGCGGCCTCGACGTTCCCGACGTGACGATGGTGATTCACACCGACGCTCCGTTCGATTCGGAAAGCTACACGCATCGCGCCGGCCGCACCGGCCGCGCAGGAAAGAAAGGCCGCAGCGTGCTGCTCGCGCCGCCGCAGCGCCAGCAGAAGATTGAGTACCTGCTGTCGCGCGCGAAGGTGAAGCTCGAGTGGCGCGACGTGCCGGGCGCGGCGCAGGTCGAAAAAGCGCTCGCCAAGCGCGAACGCCGCCGGCTTCGGATGGCGCTCGAGGAAGCACCGGCGCCGCCGGCTTCCGAGCTCGTCTATGCGGCAACGCTGCTCGAAGAGCTCGACGAAGGCGGCGCAGCGACGCTCGTCGCGCGCCTGATCGACCTTTGCCGAAACCGTGGGATCGCCGAGCCGCGACAGGTCGAGCCGGTCCGCCCGGGTTCTGCCGGACGCTCGCGCGTCGGCGACCTGAATGATCGCGCGCCGTGGCAGCGTCCCGCTCCGCGCGCACGAACGAACGAATCGAGGAGCGCCGAGAGAACCCGACCGGCCGATCTTTCGGAAGCCCGTGAGCGCAGCCGCCGCACCGACGACGATCGTCCGATGCATCGCGAGAGCGAAGGTCCCCGCGGACGCGACCGGCGCGCCGAGCAGTTCGAGATCAATCTGGGGCACAAAGGCGGCGCCACTCCCCAGCGCCTGCTTGCGATGCTGTGCCGGCGCGGCGACGTTTCCGGCCGCATGATCGGTTCGATCGAGATCGACTCGCACATGGCGAGCTTCGAAGTCTGCGGCGACGTGGCGCGTGAATTCGAGCACAACGCGTCGATGCCCGACTCCCGCGATCCGCACGTGCTGATCCGCCGCGCACGGCCGTCGAGGCGCTAG
- a CDS encoding class I SAM-dependent RNA methyltransferase, with protein sequence MQLDLVATSTFGLEAVVMRELEALGYPATSTQTGRIEFRGDEHAVARANLRLRSADRVLVRIAQFPAADFDALFDSVQAIEWEDWIGPADAFPVSGRSVKSTLSSVPAVQRTVKKAIVERLLDAYGASSLPETGATFPIEVALLKDTATLLLDTSGDGLHKRGYRDLVGAAPLRETLAAGLVDLSFWKRGKPLIDPFCGSGTIAIEAAMLGRNIAPGVSRSFIAEDWPMFDEDIWTRAHEEARDLELPDLGERILATDIDNEALSLARRHAERAGVAADIHFQRLPFSEVSSSQQYGCIVTNPPYGVRLEERRDVLELYESMPAVFSRLATWSFFVLTSWPDFERVIGRRADRRRKLYNAQIECTYYQFHGPRPGRPAAA encoded by the coding sequence ATGCAGCTCGATCTCGTCGCGACGTCCACGTTCGGCCTCGAAGCCGTCGTGATGCGCGAGCTCGAGGCGCTCGGCTACCCGGCGACTTCGACGCAGACCGGCCGCATCGAGTTCCGCGGCGACGAGCACGCCGTCGCGCGAGCCAACCTGCGGCTTCGCTCGGCCGACCGCGTGCTCGTGCGGATCGCACAGTTTCCGGCCGCGGACTTCGATGCGCTGTTCGACAGTGTCCAGGCTATCGAGTGGGAGGACTGGATCGGGCCCGCCGACGCGTTCCCGGTCTCGGGCCGATCCGTCAAAAGCACGCTGTCGAGCGTGCCCGCGGTGCAGCGCACCGTGAAGAAGGCGATCGTCGAGCGGCTTCTCGACGCGTACGGCGCGTCGAGCCTTCCGGAGACGGGCGCGACATTCCCGATCGAGGTCGCGCTGCTCAAGGACACCGCGACACTTCTTCTCGACACCAGCGGCGACGGCCTGCACAAGCGCGGCTATCGTGATCTCGTCGGCGCCGCGCCGCTGCGCGAGACGCTGGCGGCGGGGCTCGTCGACCTTTCGTTCTGGAAACGCGGCAAGCCGCTCATCGATCCGTTCTGCGGCAGCGGTACGATTGCGATCGAAGCGGCCATGCTCGGCCGCAACATCGCGCCCGGTGTATCGAGATCGTTCATCGCCGAGGACTGGCCGATGTTCGACGAGGACATCTGGACGCGCGCGCACGAAGAGGCGCGCGACCTCGAGCTTCCCGACCTCGGCGAACGGATCCTCGCGACCGATATCGACAACGAGGCGTTGTCGCTGGCGAGGCGGCACGCCGAGCGCGCCGGCGTCGCGGCCGACATTCACTTCCAGCGGCTACCGTTTTCGGAAGTCTCCTCCAGCCAGCAGTACGGATGCATCGTGACGAATCCGCCGTATGGCGTGCGCCTGGAAGAACGGCGAGACGTCCTCGAGCTGTACGAATCGATGCCCGCCGTGTTCTCGCGCCTTGCGACGTGGTCATTTTTCGTTCTGACGTCGTGGCCGGATTTCGAGCGCGTGATCGGAAGGCGCGCCGACCGGCGCCGCAAGCTCTACAACGCGCAGATCGAATGCACGTACTATCAGTTCCACGGTCCGCGGCCGGGAAGACCCGCCGCGGCGTAA